A DNA window from Synchiropus splendidus isolate RoL2022-P1 chromosome 2, RoL_Sspl_1.0, whole genome shotgun sequence contains the following coding sequences:
- the LOC128754762 gene encoding FERM and PDZ domain-containing protein 1-like, with product MEQDRSRSPSRRTSRVEQVVGRWLRRSRDLGSRSHSLSRDRVENKTGERGSSDQRNYPFRFSVQIQRDSNLSSHGLTLSTETPILVQDVIPGGPADGRLVPGDQLVKINNVAVDDLTPEQAAEIIRECQDTLTMTVLRTMMGPKSSFITPEKRAKLKSNPVKVRFAEEVEVNGHSQGNSLLFLPNVLKVYLENGQTKAFKFEPSTTAKDIVMTLKEKLSLSHIEHFSLVLEQQNSVSKLLLLHEEERIQQVVQKKEAHDYRCLFRVCFLPVNAQSLLREDPTAFEYLYLQGVNDVLQERFAVEMRCNTALRLAALHMQERLSSCGQSPKTNLKIITKTWGIENFVSPTLLRNMREKDLRKAIGYHMKKSVSQNDPKQKSVSVNQARINYLEELSDLKSFGGKSFSATMMLQDRESMVSLLVGARYGVSQVVNHKLSILSNLTEFTSITRIELLPETEKVSLVKIYLQDIKPITLLLESAAAKDMSCLIAGYCRVFVDPNLNVFPWPDMSQKHKVSAEEGYVSRCGSESDSSADLDMDSLITAVSRDDRPYTRTRSSSDPDRRQRKDRDRKGSRIIKEMATKTRAEARENEDKDVDTEKETLKDENFKQGINNTAQHKDETVRNENRVQMQDTATDSGSQCLTKRPTRDAERKVSSHRRVAEDQPSENSDSCQTDSHFLNSQSSDSLDALEEDDLLSCSSSSIHQKTTKSQSSMLQIHPFSHTHSETHLLSPPPAHSHPLLRLTEDNSEAESHRRLGDEAVPQLSKAFPSPTSRQCLGLSCSEDNTLCFAELSRLIDFLPSPPEASEDDEEEDNNEEELKRRREMMQVEMDHALRRASESGVIPRKGSSKGQLTSPSHPSPNMEFVFNFNQGDARCYYNLCSNITPDSARSLNSHLQEEELESDTNIAVEAIPILQPPPGFGDSSSDEEFFDANDRFTSQEDQTSEDVLRGFSKDMKQDFLSTLSLNDISVTVVDEERDANADKDGTHDYAPVDGKETLFQLRKRSRKRRSFMETAYTSTVSYPDPSLKTLSCILPNNGIDCGNDLQVTSEPEPSAQTRSLSVTVSSLIYSEGEPSQLESKPISSISGCGSQKHNPQGPNKNRKQDMEMEPESLESKSVTEHLEAGPPSINIVRCRVDPDGKESADRQGDGKEEGEGQRAIDEEEKTRLTENGIFASHFFLDLNSEGGKKHDTCHESGTSDQLVSTRSVLGTGWHISSNALSTPSTTVTDRQPVGYVTAAGPDLISKEHKLEVHSVPPSVSPPPPPPAPLSPLLPAAPQQTFQNVSSANRNKTMVAVTTSFEKKLLVKQNLPIRNFLDSVSEDEELCDIDLELNACDEITDSSNSDNVFDDDDFTCQDVAGEELASVVDMSIISAAKGKNEQMRTEAFRRGNPDPHTDITNSGAASSVIAPSFNLDVRLKSSLPCNNFPPKLSSPTRLLVQSCSPTIMGRLSASTLHEKIINLPLYFSRSQESLNQAGLENTKEQCLGEVKDEKEITIKLTDVHDVTQTIDLRIDAEPMESDDSDATVTGSDIDAEIAAKAADRFCASQESEKMLVDVDSHPVQAEPKSHQRTEAGPNKNIPGPITRPPTSIASTFRKDSPDLDTPGPIKDAPESLMPTVNPFEHLQDFTAQSPCKPSPVVVTTQNLNGPGLLFHSHSEKCGRTSSDRPLMGFCSAAELDTDAPLTVSSSCSSMVTLCEDSPKTEGLASPSMKPESFSSALASGCESVADGVQMPLDACGCPAVYANCFSSEASFDEELTVYEFSCRSRGVTPAPGAILPLTTSSLTPSFLTTSTAHSPPCPPSLIFSPSTSELSPLLSPLSHASDCYLPQTQKEPISRLGQQRYPDCPAGFKVLRVDVDQLLSILESHLGERSEGCYGGRHPRDTCPAHFTENKRLLQMEARKLMSSCQDVVGAGQSPESILESLADSFRTLVDLSGICLWFSGCDRCDRRNAEAVSGLTDVTRSFRDFCLAAERVSNKRSCQDLSTKLLAKQCTALTASVFCLTQLFRTLTAL from the exons ATGGAGCAGGACCGTAGCCGCTCCCCGTCCCGCCGGACTAGCAGGGTTGAGCAGGTGGTGGGGCGATGGTTGCGACGGTCCAGAGACTTGGGCAGCAGGTCCCACTCTCTAAGTCG GGACCGAGTGGAGAACAAGACTGGGGAGCGTGGCAGTTCCGATCAGAGGAACTACCCCTTCCGTTTCAGTGTTCAGATCCAGCGGGATTCAAATCTCAGCTCTCATGGACTCACCTTGTCAACCGAAACACCCATATTAGTGCAAGATGTCATTCCAG GTGGTCCTGCAGATGGCCGACTCGTCCCTGGCGACCAGCTTGTGAAAATCAATAACGTTGCTGTCGATGATCTGACCCCGGAGCAGGCTGCTGAAATCATCAG GGAGTGTCAGGATACCTTGACAATGACTGTTCTCAGAACAATGATG ggTCCAAAGTCCTCATTCATCACACCAGAGAAGAGAGCAAAACTCAAATCCAACCCAGTAAAAGTTCGCTTTGCAGAAGAAGTGGAGGTCAATGGACACTCTCAG GGGAACTCGCTGTTGTTCCTGCCCAATGTTTTGAAGGTTTACCTGGAGAACGGACAGACCAAGGCCTTTAAGTTTGAACCCAGCACCACAGCTAAG GATATTGTGATGACACTGAAGGAAAAGCTTTCCCTGAGCCATATAGAGCATTTCTCTCtggtgctggagcagcagaacaGTGTCTCCAAACTACTGCTTCTGCACGAGGAAGAAAGAATACAGCAG GTGGTGCAAAAAAAAGAGGCGCACGATTACAGATGCCTGTTTCGcgtttgttttcttcctgtaaATGCACAGAGTTTGCTACGAGAGGATCCAACCGCATTTGAGTACCTTTACTTGCAG GGGGTGAACGATGTGCTCCAGGAACGTTTCGCTGTAGAAATGAGGTGCAACACAGCCTTGCGTCTTGCAGCCCTGCATATGCAGGAGAGACTTTCCAGCTGTGGACAATCGCCAAAGACAAACCTGAAGATCATCAC gaagacgtggGGCATAGAGAATTTTGTTTCACCTACTCTGCTGAGGAACATGAGAGAGAAGGACCTAAGAAAGGCCATTGGCTATCACATGAAGAAAAGCGTTTCACAGAATGATCCCAAGCAGAAAAGTGTGTCTGTCAATCAGGCACGGATCAACTACCTGGAGGAGCTCAGTGATCTGAAGTCATTTGGGGGAAAGTCATTCAGTGCCACCATGATG CTGCAGGACAGGGAGTCCATGGTGAGCCTGTTGGTGGGGGCACGCTATGGTGTTAGTCAGGTGGTCAACCATAAGCTGAGTATCCTGTCCAACCTCACCGAGTTTACGAGCATCACACGAATTGAGCTGCTTCCTGAGACTGAGAAGGTCAGCCTGGTCAAAATCTACCTGCAGGACATCAAG CCCATTACATTACTGTTGGAATCAGCGGCTGCCAAGGACATGTCCTGTTTGATCGCAGGTTACTGCAGAGTCTTTGTTGACCCCAACCTGAACGTCTTTCCGTGGCCAGATATGTCACAGAAACATAAAGTTTCAGCTGAGGAAG GTTATGTTTCGAGGTGTGGTAGTGAGTCAGACAGCTCCGCAGACCTGGACATGGACTCGTTGATCACTGCCGTGTCCCGTGATGATCGGCCATATACGCGCACCAGGTCTTCTTCAGACCCAGACAGAAGACAGAGGaaagacagagacagaaaagGAAGCAGAATTATCAAGGAaatggcaacaaaaacaagagctgagGCGCGAGAGAATGAAGACAAAGATGTTGACACGGAAAAGGAAACCTTGAAGGATGAAAACTTTAAACAAGGTATAAATAACACAGCGCAGCACAAGGATGAGACGGTTAGAAATGAGAACAGGGTGCAAATGCAAGACACGGCAACTGACAGTGGCTCACAGTGTTTGACTAAGCGGCCCACACGAGATGCAGAAAGGAAAGTTTCAAGCCACAGACGAGTGGCAGAAGACCAGCCGTCAGAAAATTCAGACTCCTGTCAAACCGACTCTCATTTCCTTAACAGTCAGTCCAGTGACTCTCTTGATGCCCTGGAGGAAGACGACTTGCTTTCATGCTCCTCATCATCAATCCATCAAAAAACTACAAAAAGTCAATCCAGTATGCTTCAGATCCAtcctttctctcacacacattcgGAAACGCATctcctcagtcctccacctgctcATTCACATCCTCTTCTCCGCCTTACAGAGGACAACAGTGAAGCTGAAAGTCACAGACGCTTGGGCGACGAAGCCGTTCCGCAACTCTCAAAAGCCTTTCCTAGTCCAACCAGCAGACAGTGTTTAGGTCTTTCCTGCTCTGAGGACAACACACTGTGTTTTGCTGAGCTGTCCCGCCTTATCGACTTCTTGCCCAGCCCTCCAGAAGCGAGTGAagatgacgaggaggaggatAATAATGAGGAAGAGCTGAAGAGAAGAAGGGAAATGATGCAGGTTGAGATGGACCATGCTTTGAGAAGAGCAAGTGAGAGTGGTGTGATCCCCAGGAAAGGGAGTTCCAAAGGACAGCTGACATCTCCATCTCATCCATCACCAAACATGGAGTTTGTTTTCAACTTTAATCAAGGCGATGCGCGATGCTATTACAACCTGTGCTCCAACATCACCCCCGACAGTGCACGCAGCCTTAACAGTCACCTCCAAGAAGAGGAGTTGGAGAGCGACACAAACATTGCTGTGGAAGCAATTCCCATCCTGCAGCCACCTCCTGGTTTCGGAGACAGCAGCTCGGATGAGGAATTCTTTGATGCAAATGATCGTTTCACCtcacaggaagaccagacaTCAGAGGACGTGCTTCGAG GCTTTTCAAAAGACATGAAACAGGACTTTCTGAGCACATTGAGCCTAAATGACATCAGCGTCACTGTTGTGGATGAAGAAAGAGATGCCAACGCAGATAAGGATGGAACACACGACTATGCGCCTGTAGATGGTAAAGAAACGTTGTTCCAGTTGAGAAAGAGATCCCGTAAGCGCCGCTCCTTCATGGAAACAGCTTACACCTCTACAGTGTCATATCCAGACCCGAGTTTAAAGACACTGTCGTGCATACTTCCTAACAACGGCATTGATTGCGGGAATGATCTCCAGGTGACTTCAGAACCTGAGCCATCGGCGCAAACCCGCAGTCTAAGTGTTACTGTGTCCTCACTGATATACTCTGAAGGTGAGCCCTCACAACTTGAATCCAAACCAATTTCCTCTATATCAGGGTGTGGCTCTCAAAAACATAACCCTCAGGGGCCcaacaaaaacaggaagcaaGATATGGAAATGGAACCTGAATCTCTGGAGTCCAAGTCAGTCACAGAGCACCTCGAAGCCGGCCCTCCTTCCATCAACATAGTTCGCTGCCGTGTAGATCCTGATGGCAAGGAAAGCGCTGACCGTCAGGGAGATGGAAAAGAGGAAGGGGAGGGCCAGAGGGCGATCGACGAAGAGGAGAAGACCAGATTGACAGAAAATGGAATATTTGCTTCTCATTTCTTTCTGGACTTAAACAGCGAGGGAGGAAAAAAGCATGACACGTGTCACGAGAGTGGGACTTCTGACCAACTGGTTTCAACAAGATCAGTGCTTGGGACTGGATGGCACATCAGCTCAAATGCTCTGTCTACACCGTCTACGACTGTCACGGACAGACAACCAGTAGGGTACGTGACTGCAGCAGGACCAGACTTGATCTCAAAGGAACACAAACTTGAAGTCCACTCAGTGCCTCCCTCTgtctcaccaccaccaccacctcccgCCCCACTGTCACCTTTGCTTCCTGCAGCACCGCAGCAAACGTTCCAAAATGTGAGTTCAGCAAACAGGAACAAAACCATGGTCGCCGTAACGACCTCATTTGAGAAGAAGCTGTTGGTCAAACAAAACCTCCCAATCAGAAACTTTTTGGACAGTGTTAGTGAAGATGAAGAATTATGTGACATCGATCTTGAGCTGAATGCTTGTGACGAAATTACTGATAGCAGCAACTCGGACAACGTTTTCGATGATGACGATTTTACTTGTCAAGATGTTGCTGGAGAAGAGTTGGCTTCTGTTGTTGATATGTCGATCATTTCTGCAGCCAAAGGGAAAAATGAGCAAATGAGAACCGAAGCTTTCAGAAGAGGAAATCCAGATCCGCACACCGACATTACAAACTCCGGTGCTGCATCTTCAGTCATTGCTCCTTCATTTAATTTGGATGTTAGATTAAAAAGTAGCCTGCCATGCAACAATTTTCCCCCCAAACTGTCTTCTCCAACTCGTCTTCTTGTCCAGTCATGTTCCCCTACTATCATGGGCCGCTTGTCAGCATCAACACTTCATGAGAAGATAATAAATTTACCACTTTATTTTTCTCGTTCTCAAGAGTCCCTGAACCAGGCAGGCTTGGAAAATACTAAGGAACAATGTCTGGGTGAGgtcaaagatgaaaaagaaataacaatCAAACTAACAGATGTCCATGATGTCACACAGACAATCGATCTGAGAATTGATGCAGAGCCAATGGAGTCAGATGACTCTGATGCAACAGTAACTGGCTCAGACATAGATGCTGAGATAGCAGCTAAAGCTGCTGACAGGTTCTGCGCCAGTCAAGAATCTGAGAAGATGTTGGTAGATGTAGACAGCCACCCAGTGCAGGCTGAACCAAAATCACACCAAAGAACTGAAGCTGGACCCAACAAAAATATACCTGGTCCAATAACAAGGCCGCCAACCTCAATAGCAAGCACCTTCCGAAAAGATAGCCCAGATCTGGACACTCCGGGGCCAATAAAAGATGCTCCAGAATCACTGATGCCAACTGTCAATCCTTTTGAACATTTACAAGATTTTACTGCTCAGTCGCCCTGTAAGCCCTCTCCTGTTGTGGTGACCACACAGAATCTGAATGGGCCGGGCTTGCTCTTTCACAGTCACTCAGAGAAGTGTGGCAGGACCAGTAGTGATAGACCACTGATGGGTTTTTGTAGCGCCGCAGAGCTGGACACAGACGCTccactgactgtttcttcaAGCTGCAGCAGCATGGTAACATTATGTGAAGACTCACCCAAAACTGAGGGGCTGGCATCTCCGTCTATGAAGCCAGAGTCATTCTCTTCAGCACTGGCATCTGGATGTGAGTCTGTTGCAGATGGGGTGCAGATGCCACTGGATGCTTGCGGTTGTCCAGCTGTCTATGCAAACTGTTTCAGCAGCGAGGCCAGCTTTGATGAAGAGCTGACAGTGTATGAGTTCTCATGCCGCAGCAGAGGCGTGACTCCTGCACCAGGAGCCATTCTTCCTCTCACCACATCATCTCTTACTCCATCTTTTCTCACCACCTCTACCGCCCACTCCCCTCCGTGTCCGCCCTCCCTCATCTTCTCCCCCTCTACGTCAGAACTCagcccacttctctctccactcTCTCATGCCTCGGACTGTTACCTGCCTCAGACGCAGAAGGAGCCCATCAGTCGGCTGGGGCAGCAGCGCTACCCGGACTGTCCTGCTGGTTTCAAAGTGCTCAGAGTAGATGTTGATCAGCTACTTTCCATTCTGGAAAGTCATCTAGGTGAACGTTCTGAAGGATGTTACGGAGGCCGCCACCCCAGGGACACCTGTCCAGCCCACTTTACAGAGAACAAGCGGTTGCTCCAAATGGAGGCGCGTAAACTGATGTCAAGCTGTCAGGACGTAGTGGGGGCCGGCCAGAGTCCAGAAAGCATACTGGAGTCGCTGGCTGACAGTTTCCGCACCCTTGTTGATTTGTCAGGAATATGTCTTTGGTTTTCTGGTTGTGACCGGTGTGACAGAAGGAACGCTGAAGCAGTGTCTGGTCTGACAGATGTTACCCGATCATTCAGGGATTTCTGTCTAGCAGCGGAGAGGGTAAGCAACAAGCGGAGCTGCCAGGACCTGAGCACCAAGCTGCTCGCCAAACAGTGCACTGCACTCACTGCCTCAGTCTTCTGCCTCACTCAGCTCTTCCGCACTTTAACAGCACTTTGA